Part of the Paludisphaera borealis genome, GCAGGTCATCTTCTCGCAAATCAAGCCCGGCATGGAGGACGGCTACCGCGAGTGGGCCGCCCGGATGCAGCAAGCCCAGGCGCGTTATCCGGGTTATCAAGGAACGTATCTTCAGCCGCCGGCGCCCGGCGGTTTCCACTGGATCACGATGTTGCGGTTCCAGACGGCCGAGCAGCTGAACGCGTGGATGGCGGCTCCGGAACGGTCCGCCATGCTCAAGGAGGCCGAGGCGTTCGTCGAAGGCGAGGAGTTGCTGCGGCTCGCGACGTCCTTCCCCGGCTGGGTGCGAATCAACCCCGAAACAGGGAAGGGACCGCCGGACTGGATGACGGCCCTGCTCGTGCTCCTCGGCCTGTATCCGGTCGTCGCGCTCGAACTCCTTTACCTGAACCCCTTGCTCGCCGGCCTGGTTCCAGCACTGGGCGTCTTTATCGGCAACGTGTTGAGCGTGGCGGCGACGAGCTTTCTGACGATGCCGTTCCTTGTTCGGAACTTCGATTGGTGGCTGTTCACGGACTTGAAACGGAGCGATCGCGCAACCGCGATCGGCCTGGCGATCCTCGCCGCGCTCTTCGCCGTCGAAATCCTATTCTTCGTATGGCTTTTCAAGTGGCACTCCGGCTAGGCGCGAGGAGCCGGTTGCTTTCGACATGGCCTCGCCGTCGGCGTGGTCGACGGCCGAGCCGAGGCTCAGGGGGCGAACGACTGGGCGTCGCTGGCGGCGGCGGAGGGGGCGAGGGGGGAGGCGGCGACGTCGGCGGCGTCGCGGGGCTTGTCGGTCGCGAGCGCGGGGGAGGCCCCGCCGACGAGGGGGAGCTGCATGCCGATGAACTCGGGGCTGCGGTAGATCGAGCCGCTCTGGATCGGTCCGACGCCGCCGACGTACACGTCCTTGGCGTTGGACTTCGCCTGCGACGTGCCCGAAGTCCAGACGAGCTGGCCGGAGGTTCGGTCGTAAGCGAAAAGAGCCAGCTTGGCGACGGCCTTCTGGTCGCTTTTCTTGACCAGCGAGATCTCGGGGATGGTGCCGGTGGGAACGCCCGTGAAGCTTGGCGGGATGGTGGTCTGGGGGATGCCCAGCAGAAAGCTGGAGGCGTCGGTCCCGTACGCGCCGATGCGGGCCTCGACGATCCACTGGGCCTGCTCGGGCTTGGCGCGGAGCAAGACCCCTTGCTTGAGCATCGCTTCCTTGAGGCTGGAGACGACCCAGCCCTGGTCGACGGCCGTCGCGTTGGTGGTGTCGAGGTAGACCGGGACGCCGGTCAGCGGGCGGAAGTCGATCTTCGTCAGGGCGGTGTCCCAGGCGTTGGTGAGCAAGAGCTGCTCGGTCCCGGTGCGCACGGTGCCAGACGTCTTGGTGGTGCCGCAGCCGGTCGCGGCGGCCGCCATCGCGATGCAAAGGCCCACAAGGGACGACGACCGAAATCGGGGGGCGGACGTGTTCATACGCTTCGACTACCGCCTTGAGAGGAACACGGACGACCAGGGACGAACGACAAGCCAGCCCGCCAGCCGAGGGCGCCTCCCGCGCGGCGAGCGCGGGGGTTCGCCCGCGCTCGCCAGGGGAGGCGTCTGGTCTGGATCGAGTCGGGGCGGCTCGCTCAGTTGGGCGAGCCCGGCGTCGGGGTCACGGCGGCGGGGTTCGCGGCCGGAGCGGCCGGGGCCTTGGCCGGGGTCAGGTGGCCCTTGTCGAACTGGGCGCCGGCGTCGGATGAGAGGGCGGCGGGCCGAGGGAGCTTCGCCTTGGCGGGGGCCGTGCCGGCCGCAGCGGCCGCCTGAGCCTTGCCGTCGGAGGCCGGGACGCCGTCGGCCGCGTTGCTCATCAGCTTGACGTCTTTGTCGACCCGGAAGTCGGGATCGTTCTCCTCGTTGGCCATCTGGATCGAGCCGACGAGCTTGTTCTCGATCGCGGCCTGCTTGATCAACTGCTCGAAGACGACGCCCATCTGCTCCTTGAGCTTCACCTCGTAGATGATCTCATACGTCTTTTTGCGGATGTTCTCATCCTTCAGCGAGACGTTGGCGATGGCCGGGATGAGGTCTTCGCGGCGCAGCAGGACCCAGGTCGACTCGCTGGCCTGGATCGGGCCGGTGACCTCGCCGTTCTTGGGCTTGTGCTTGGGGTCCTTGTCGTTGGGGTCGCCGTCGACGAGCTGCTGGAACGCGGCGTCGGCGACGTTCTCGGGGTGCGCGTGGCGGGTGATCGGCTCGGACAGGAGGCCGCCGAGCGAGCGGGTGCCCAGGTCCATCGACTGCTCCTGCGCGATCTTTTCGAACCCGCCGGGGTTCTTGCGGAGCGCTTCCCAGATGTCCTGGGCCTTGGTGATCTTGTCGACCATGATGATCCGGCAGCGGAGCTTGTCGCCGTACTGCGCCTCGAAGGCCTTCTTGAGGTCGTCGGGCGTGACCTGGACGAGGCCGGTGCTCAGTTTGCGCAGGGCCAGGGCCGGGTAGATGATGTCGCGGGCGTACTGAAGCGGGCTGATCCCGCGCTCCTTGTCGAGCGTCCGCAGCCAGGCTTCGCGGCCGATGCCGAAGCGACTGGCCACGTTGTCGATCTCGGCGTCGATCTCGGCGGCGGTGATGTCGAGCTTCCGCGCCTTGAGGGCCTGATCGATGATCTGGCGGTTGATCAGGGTCTCGAGGATCTCCTTGCCCTTGCGGGCGACGCACTCGTCGGCGAGCTGCTGTCGCGAGATGATCTGGCCGTTCACGATGGCGATCGCGTCGGTGGGGTTGACCGGGACCGCGGTCTCCTTGAGACCGGGGACGTCCGTTATCTGATCGAGCCGGACTTTCGTCTCGGCCGCCTGGCCGCCGGCAGGGGCCGCCTTGGCCGCGCCGGCCCGCGTCTTACCCGTCGTTTGCTGCGCCTGGGCGGTCGCCGCACCTCCCAGAAGCGTCAGCCCCAACACCAGGGCCTTGGCCCTCCGACCGCGATCCTTTGCGATCATCTCGTTGCGTCTCCCAATCCGTGGTTCGTGTCGAGATTGTCTCAAGTATCCAGACGAAACGGCCGGGACTCTAGGTTTTATTCCCTCATCGGTCAACCTCAAGATCGCCCTCCGTTTGGACGGTGCAGGACGGGCCGGCTCCACGCCTGAACCGACCAACCCTTCCCCTCCGATCTTCACCGGCCGCCGTTTTTCGCCCACAATGGAGTTGTGGGATAGGCTTGACGCCGTTTCAACCGCGAGGGAAGGAGGGCCGCTCATGGCCGCCACGACGACGACTCAGGAAGCGAAGAAGATCGACGCCGGCGCCGAGATCGACGAGCTGACGCGCGACGGATTGTACTTCGAGTACAGCCGGGCCGCCGATCCGCTCAGTTCGGGGGCGATTCCGCGGATTCCCTACGCCGAGTTCCCGGCCTCGCTGCACGAGCAGGGGCCGACGCGGGCGTTGCCCCTGGACCTCAGCCGCGAGCTGGGCTGCGCCGGGCCCGCGAGCACTCCGAGCCTGTGCGCCAATTTCGTCCATATCCGGCCGGGCGAGTCGATCGGGCTCCGGCCCAACGCCTCGTCGCAGCTTTACTACGTGATCCGGGGCAAGGGGCGGTCGCGGTTCGACGGCCTCAGCTTCCCTTGGGGCGCCGGCGACTTCTTGACCCTGCCGGCCGGCGGCGAGGCGGTCCACGAGGCCGACGAGGACGCCGCGTTCTACTGGGTCCACGACGAGCCCATGCTTCGTTATTTGGGCGCCCGGGCCGAGTCGCCGACGTTCCGCCCGACCCTCTACCGCGCCGAAGTCGCCAAGGCCGAGCTGGCCAAGGCCGCCGCCGACCCCCACGCGGCCAACCGCAGCCGCATCAGCGTCTTGCTGGCCAACCGCGCCTGCGACAAGACCCTGACCGTCACCCCCACCCTCTGGGCGATGTTCGGCATCCTCCCCGTCGCCGCCGTCCAGTTGCCGCATCGGCACCAGTCCGTCGCCCTCGACCTGATCCTCGACTGCAAGCCCGGCTGCTACACCCTCGTCGGCCAGGAACTCGACGACCAGGGCCAGATCGTCGAGCCCGACCGCATGGACTGGAAGCCGGCCTCGGCCTTCGTCACCCCCCCCGGCTACTGGCACGCCCACTACAACGAATCCGGCCAGCCCGCGTACCTCCTGCCGATCCAGGACGCCGGCCTGCAAACCTACCTCCGCACCCTGGACATCCAGTTCACCAGCCCCAGCCGGTGACGCCCACGGGCGGCCTCCTGATACGAGCCCGAAGCGTCAGCGAGTGGATCGATTTCGAACGGCCGTCCGGAAATTCACTCTTCGGCGCTTCGCGCTCGTATCAGGACCTGGTCGCCGCGATGTTCCATTTTCATGAGGCCGGGTATCGCTGCGGCGTCATCATGGTTTGGATTCGGGGCCGTCTTCCTGACGCGGTTACTCGTTGGAATAATCGGAATGATCCGCAGTTTTTTCTGAGAACGGGGATCCGGCGCATCTTAATCCTTAGAGGCCTCATCGACGACGCCCCCTCTGAGGAGACGCCCGCTCCATGGCTACCGACGCCCAGATTCAGGCCAACCGTTCCAACGCCAAAAAAAGCTGTGGGCCGAAATCCGACGAGGGCAAGGCCCGAGCGAGGCTCAACGCCCTGAAACACGGAATGCGCGCCAAGACCGTCAACCCGATCCTGCCCCATGAAGATCCGGCCGAACTGGAGGCCAAGATCCAGGAGTGGGTCGACGATTACCAGCCGACCAACGCCATCGAACGCGAGCTGGTCAGCCGGGCCGCCCGGATCTCCTGGAGCCTCGACCGGGCCGAGCGTTATGAAACCGCCTTGCTCGCCCGTCGAGTCAGAAAGGCGATGCTCAAATCCAAGGCCAGACGCACCGAGAAGGTCTGCGACCTCGGCCGTAAGCTGTTTTACATGGCGGGAAAACGGCTGTTGCCGACCTCGGGGCCGGCGTGGTCCGACGACCCCTCGGCCTTCGTCGCCCGGCTCGAAGAATCGCCCGAAGGGGCTCGATGGCTGCTCGACCGCTGGGTCGAAATGCGTTGTCTCATCATCTCGAACGAGGACTGGACCTTCCTCGATCAGTTCAAATTCGTCCGATTGCTGGGCAAGCAGCCGCTCGCCGCGATCGACGACCCCGAGCTGAACGAAGTCTTTCTGGCCTGGGAGACGATCGAGGAGAAATGGGGCACCCGGTTCTGGCTCCAGATGCAAGAAATGACCCCCTATGAAGATCCGGCGTTCAGCGCCTGGCGGGTCTGGCGCGAGATCGTCCCCCGGCCCGAGAGTCCCGAGGCGGGCGTGGCGTTCCTCCGGGGCATCGCCGAGCGCGAAATCGAACGGCTTCAGGATCTGCTCGTCGCCCTCGAAGAGATCGAGGGGGACGAGGCGCTCGAACTCGCCGAGCAAGCGTCCTTCAGCGCCAGCGACGCCGCCGAGCGGCTCCGACGGTTCCAGACCGCCCGGACCCGCGAGCTGCTCCGGACCATCGACCTTCTGGCGAAGCTCCGCGCCGCGTCGAAAAAAGCGACGAAGGAAGCCAATCCTCCCGTCACCCGGAAGCCGGCCGCTCGGCCGTCGTCGTACCGGTCCGACCCGATCGAGAACCTCGTCGCCGAGGGGATGACCGATTACCTCGCCAAGCTGCTTGAGGCGGGGGAACAACCTTGCCGAACGCCCAAAAACGGCGCGAAGGAAGCCAATCCGCCGAGCCCGACGGCCGATGGCCGCCCCGCATCGCCCCGCGACGTTCCGGATACGGCCCCGAACCGCCAGCGCGTGAATCCCCTCGCAGGCCGCGTCGCGCCCGGGGCCGCACCCTGCCGAGGCGATGCCCCATTTTCGTGAGGCCCAGTGTCCCGAAGGCGTGATGATGGTTCGTATTTCGAATCCATCGGAGACCGAAAAAATTCGTGAAGCGGCCGTTTTCTCGGGGACGGCCCTTGGATTGCGGTAACGGGTCGGCTACCTGTATGTGTTGAAGAATCGTGGAGCAACGCGTCGGCGGGTTCAGTCGTTCGAGATCGGCCGCGTCGGCGGTCGGTCCCCGTTCCGAACGTTTCTCTTTTGGTGGTCGCACCTTCGGAGTTTGGATGATGCAGCGATTCCTCCCCGTTCTGGCCCTGGCCTGCCTTTCCTTCTCGCCGTTCAACACGTCGGCCCGGGCTGATGAGACGGGAACGGCCATGGCCGAGGCCGCCCAGCGGTTCCTCGGGGCGCTCGACGATACGCATCGGGCCCAGGCGAGCTTCGCCTTCGACTGTCCCGAGCGGTTCAACTGGCACTGGATTCCCCGGCCGCGGAACGGGCTGCCGATCAAGGAGTTGACCGCCGACCAGCGCGCCCTCGCCTTCGGCCTGCTCAACACCGGGCTGTCGACCAAGGGAGTGCTCAAGGCCACCACGATCATGAGCTACGAGGAGATCCTCCGCGTTCAGGAGCACGGCACCGGCCCGGTCCGCGACCCGGAACTCTATTACGTCAGCGTCTTCGGAACCCCGGGCGACCAGGGCGAATGGGGATGGCGGATCGAGGGGCACCACCTGTCGCTCAACTTCACGCTCAAGGACGGCAAGGTCGTCTCAGCCACCCCGTTCATGTTCGGTTCGAATCCCGCGAAGGTGAAGGACGGCGGACGCAAGGGGCTGCGCAACCTCGTCGAGATCGAGGAACCGGCCAACGCCCTGATCACGTCGCTCGACGACGCCCAGCGCAAGGAGGCGATCGTCTCCGAGGACGTCCCCGACGTGACCACCACGCCCAACTCGGCCCGGCCCGAACTGCCGGCGCCGGTGGGGATCTCGACCGACAAGCTCAACGCCAGCCAGCGCGCTCTCTTGACCAAGTTCGTCTCGGCCTACCAGGTCAACTTCCCCGAGCCGATCCGCAACGACCTCGCCGACAAGCTCGCCAGGGCCCCCCAGACGTACCACTTCGCCTGGTACGGACCGGCCGACCCCGCCAAGCCTCACGCCTTCCGCCTCCAGGGCCCGGCGCTCTACATCGACTTCAACATCAAGCAGGACGAGGCCAACCACATTCACACCTTCTACCGCAACACCGCCGGCGACTTCGGTCTCCCCTCGGCGAACTGACCACGCGCGGGCCAAGGGTTGTCAGACCCAACGAAACCCTTGGCCCCTCCCGGACCCCGAAGCGAACGCCGACCACCGGCGACGTCAGAACAAGTAAAGAATTTTTAATGCACCATGAGGTTTTTTCGCAACGTTGGAACGCCGAAAAAGGCTTTATTAAGCGTTAATTGCGGACAAAGTGGGATCGGCCCTCAGAACATGGTATGATGCGGCCACCGTCGGCCCGTTTCGCCACGCCGAGGGCACTACCTGGGTGGACGACTGATGATGGAGCTTCGCATTCCCGTGGTTCTGACGACGGTCGCGATCGCCTGGCTGGGCGTGTTCGAGCCCGTCGCGGTCGGCGCGGGCCAGGGGGGGGCGTTCTCGAAGCACGTCGCCGTGGCGCAGGAAGGGAACGCGGCCGGCGCGGGTCGGGAGGCCCTCCGCCAGGGGGGCAACGCGATCGACGCGGCGGTGGCGACGGCCTTCGCTCTGGCGGCGACCCTGCCGGAAGCAGGGAATCTGGGGGGCGGCGGATTCCTCGTCGCCTACCTGCCCGGATCGCGCGAGGTGGTGACCGTCGATTTCCGGGAGACCGCGCCGGCCTCGGCGACGCCCCGGATGTATCTCGACGGCAAGGGCGAGCTGCGGCCTCGCCACCGCGCCGGGGCGTGGTCGGCGGGCGTCCCGGGGACGGTTCGCGGCCTGGGCCTGGCCCATGCGAAGTGGGGCAAGCTCCCTTGGCGCGACCTGGTGACCCCCGCCGCGCGGCTGGCCCGCGAGGGGTTCGCGATCTCGGCCGAACTGGCCGACGCCCTCAACGACCAGTTGCGGCCCCGGACCGTCGAGCCGACCGGCCCGGCGAGGCGCGACTACCACGGCCGGCTGGTCGACTTCCCCGAGTCGGTCGCCGCGTATCAGCGGCCCGACCGACAGCCCTGGAAGGCCGGCGATCGGCTGGTTCAGCCCGATCTCGCCGCGACCCTCGAACGGATCGCCGTCGGCGGCCCCGACGAGTTCTACAAGGGGAAGACCGCCGAGCTGATCGCGGCCTACATGGCTGAGCAGGACGGCTTCGTCACCCGCGACGACCTCGCCGGCTACGAGGCCAAGCAGCGTCCGCCGGTGAAGACGACCTTCCGCGGGCATGACATCTACGGCATGGGGCCGCCGTCGTCGGGGGGCGTCGTCCTCTGCCAGATGCTCAACATCCTGGAGCGGTACGACCTCAAGGCCGATGGTCCTCGATCCCCCCGGACGCTCCACCGGGTGACCGAGGCGATGCGTCGGGCGTACTTCACGCGCGCCGACCGGCTGGCCGACCCCGACTTCGTCGACGTGCCGACGGCCGAGCTGACCTCGAAGGCCGCCGCCGACGCCCTGGCCGGCGGCATCGGCGAGCAGGCGACCCCGAGCGCGGCGCTCGCCCCGTTCCCGATCGTGTCGGCCGCCGAGTCGAACCACACGACCCACCTCTCGACCATGGACGCCGCCGGCGGCGCGGTCGCCCTTACGTATACCCTGGAGGATTCGTACGGGTCGAAGGCCGTAGTCACGGGGGCGGGGTTCTTGCTGAACAACGAGATGGGCGACTTCAACCTGAGGCCCGGCCGCACCGACGACGCCGGCGCGATCGGCACGGCCCCCAACCTGATCGCCCCCCGCAAGCGGATGCTCAGCTCGCAGTGTCCGACCCTGGCGCTCAAGGACGGCGCGGTCCGCCTGGTCGCCGGCTCGCCGGGGGGCGGACGATCCCCAACACCACGCTCTGGATCGTCCTGAACGTGCTCGAATTCAGCCTCGACCCCCAGGCGGCCGTCGCCGCCCCTCGAACGCACCACCCGTGGTTCCCGGACGTCCTGTACCTGGAAGGGCGCGACTGGCCCGAGCCGACCCTGAAGGGCCTGACCGCCCGGGGCCACGCCTGGCGGACGGTCGGCCGCCAGGGCGTCGCCAACACCATCGTCGTTGACGCCGCCGGCCTCCGCCACGGCGTCCCCGACCCCCGCCGCGCGACCGCGAAGGCCTCGGGCGATTGATCCCGGTTCCCGACCGCGGCGGCGGAGTTCTCGGGAACTTGATGCCGTCCTCACGGCGTTTACACATGAGCGTGCGATGATGGTATCGCGGCGATTCCAGCCTGAGAAGAACGAGGACCTGCGCCCAGGCCCGCGGCTCTTGATCCGCCGGCGAAACCCCGTGATTTCCCGCGTCGCGGCCCGCCCGGGGGCGTTCTTCGGAAACCCGAAAATCCGCGCGGCACAAGCCGCGACATCCTCCGTAGGTCTGACGTCCGTGCTCCTCTGAAGGCCATGGCCCCAGGGGAAGATCGCTTGATCGCTTGCTTGCATGCGTAGCCGTGTTGATCTTGAAATGGGACAACCTGCTGGATGGATCCGCGTCTCATTTGGGTGAGGGATGGTCATAAGGATTGCGAACATGGTGAACGAAGCTCGCTCCACCAGTCCGACGGTGATGTTAAGGATCAGCGACGGCTCTCGCGAGATGCGTCGGGCGTTCACGGACTTCGGCCAGGCGGTGCAGAGCGCCGAGGCGTACGCCGGAGCCGGGTTCATGGTCGACGTGATCTCGGCGACGGGCCTGTTTCTGATGGGTTTCGAGCCGCGCTGGCAAGGGGTCGCGGTTTGATCCGGAACGGCCGTCGGGGTCGAAATCCCGTGAAAAACGAGGTCTGGAGCGTTCCGAAGCCCCGAAATCCCGGAAAATTCAGGAATTTCGCGAGTTGCGCCTGATTTTCTGTGGAGGTTTCCGGCATAATCGTCGAAAACGATCGGCAGGAACCTCGCCGGCCGCTCTCATTGGAGAGAGGGGAACCGACTGGTTCGCCATGAGTTAAGGCTTCGACCTCTCACAGGAGGATATTTCCCCGATGGCCAAGAAAGCCGCCGCCAAAGCCGCCCCCAAGGCCGCCGAGACCAAACCGGCCGCAGTCGAAAAGCCGGCCGCCAAGCCCGCGACCAAGACCGAGATCTTCAGCGCCCTGGCCGACAAGACGCAGTTGAGCAAGAAGGACGTCGCCTCGGTCTTCGACGGCCTGGTCGAGCTGCTCGGCAAGGAGCTGGGCAAGAAGGGCCCGGGCCTGTTCGTGATCCCCGGCGTGCTCAAGATCAAGGTCGTGCACAAGCCGGCCACCAAGGCGCGCCCGGGCTTCAACCCGGCCACCAAGGAGCAGATCACGATCAAGGCCAAGCCGGCCCGCAAGGCCATCAAGATCCTGCCGCTGAAGGCCCTCAAGGACATGATCTGAACGAGCCGCCGCGTCCGATCCCGCGACGCGGCCGACTCTTCTTTCCCGGCGGGGCGGTTCGTCACGAATCCCGCCTCGCCTCGCCTCGCCCGCCCTCCTCGCCTCTCGTTTCAGTGATCGGCCCCTCGGAACCACGATACGAAACGGTCCAGGCCCTCGCGGAACGGCGTTTTGGGCTGATAGCCCAGTTCCTGGGCGGCCCTGGAGACGTCGGCGAAGGTCTGGCGGACGTCGCCCGGCTGTTCCGGAAGCCGCTCGATCCTCGGCGTCTTGCCGAGCGCCTCGCCGAGCATCTCGATCATGGTCCGCAGCTCGATCGGGTGGGAGTTCCCTAGGTTGTACAGATGATGATCCGTGCAACGGTCGATCGCCCGGACGACGCCGTCGACGACGTCCTCGACGAACGTGTAGTCGCGGCGGGTGCGGCCGTCGCCGAACATCGGCACCGGGTCGCCGCGGTCGATCCGCCGGGCGAACGAGGCGACGGCCAGGTCGGGCCGGTTCCTCGGCCCGTAGGCCGTGAAGAACCGCAGCCCGGTCACCGGCAGGCCGTGGAGGTGGTGGAACGCGTGGGCCATCAGCTCGCAGGCCTTCTTGGACGCCGCGTAGGGGCTCACCGGCGCGTCGACCGGATCGGTCTCGCGGAACGGGGCGGTGGAGCGGTCGCCGTAGACGCTCGAACTGGACGCGTACACGAACCGCGGCCGGGGCTCGATCCGCGACGCCGCCTCGAGCCAGCGGACCGTCCCCACCACGTTGACGTCGGCGTACAGCGCGGGCTCGGCGATGCTCGGCCGGACCCCGGCCTTGGCCGCCAGGTGGACGATCGCGTCGGGCCGAAAGGCCTGGAGCAGGGCCTCGACCCCGTGCGCGTCGCGGACGTCCAGCTCGACCAGCCGGCATCGCGGGTTGGCGAGGGCGGCGGCCAGATTCGCCTCCTTGAGCGCCCGGGCGTAGAACGGATCGAAGTCGTCGACCACGACCACCTCGCGGCCGTCGCGCAGCAGGCGGTCGACCAGGTGCGATCCGATGAAGCCGGCGCCTCCCGTCACGACGACCCTCATTCGACGATCAGCTCCCAGTGGAACGCGGCGGCGCGGCCGTCGACGACCAGGGCGACGCCCTCGTCGCCGGCGAGCGATTCGAGCTTGGCGGGGCCGACCCGCTTGCCCGTGTTGTCCAGGACGTAGGCCTTGACCGGCCCCTTGCGCAGCCATTCGACGCGGGCCTCGACCGGTTGCTGGAGGAACGGCGGTCGGCCCGGGTCGGCCGTGTCGCGTTTCCAGGGGTCGACCCAGCGGAAGCCCGTGGGCTCGACCCGGGCGACGACCGTGACCAGCAGCCGCTTGGCCGAGGCGATCGGCTCGGGGCCGACCGACGACGCGACGACTACCGAGAACGTCGTGGCGGACGAGACCTTCAAGGCGGGGAACGAGGCGGTCTGGCCGCCGATCCAGCCCGCGAGCCCCTGGGTGTAGGGGGTGTTGATCGTCAGCGCGGCGCGGGTGGGGTCCCAGCCCGGCGTCTGGTGTTTCCGCCGATCGGCGTCGCGGGCGTTCCCCTTCTCGGTCTTGTCGGCCTGGCCCCTGAGCAGGATCGACGCGGCGTGCGGCCAGACGGCGTAGACCTGCGGCGAGCCGTTGGCGACCTCGGGGATCTGGAAGATGTCCTCCCCCCCACGGTCCCGACCGGTCCATCGCCCCACACCTGCGGGTAGACGAAGACCCCCGGCGCACCAGGGCGTCCCAGTCTTCGTGAGAGGCGGTCGCGGCGGCGAGGAGCTGGTCGGCCGCCTCGTGGGGGAAGGCCCACGCTCCGTTGGTCTGCGGGCACCACTGGCCGACCACGTAGGGTTTTCCGGAGGTCGTCTTGCGACTGGCGCCCGACGTCAGGCCGCCGTCCAGGCTCCAGAGTTGCGACCGCATCTCGGGGGCGATCCAGGTGGACGGCGACCAGTAGAGGCGGTCGTCGATCAGGTCGAGGCCGGGGGCTCCGAGGGCGCTGACGAATTCGGGCTCGCGCCGCCAGTGCGAGACGCTGGCGATCGGCGCGCGCACCCCGCTCTTGCGGAGCTTGTCGGCCCGTTCCTTCCAGTGGGCGGATTCGACGCCCTGCCAGAACCGCCGTCCGGCGCCTCCCACGGTCTTCTCGGCGCGCGTCCGCAGCTCGGCCGCGTAGGGGGCGGGCAGGGCGTCGGGATGGTCGATCAGGTCGAACAGGGAGATCTCGCCGGCCATTGTCACCCAGGCGAGGGCGGGGTCGTCGCGGAGCGCCAGCTTGGTCTCGCCGTTGACGTGGCCCAGCAAGGCCAGCGACGTATCGAGCGTCAGCTTGTCGAGGACGGGGTCGACGATCGAGGCCGGGCCGCCGCCGGCGGGAAGCAGGCCGGCCGACTTCACGCCGTCGTCGTCCCGGAACCGGCGGTTGCTCTGAAGCTCCAAGGCCACGTAGACGCCTCGGGCCTTGAGGGCGGCGATCAGGTGGTCGAGCCGCTCCAGGGCGTTGGGGTCGAACTCCTTGGTGTCGTCGCGGGTGTCGTCGATCAGGCTGCGGTTGGGTCCGAGCGGGGTGTCGAGGTCGCCGATCCGCACGAGGTTGACGCCCGATCGGGCCAGGCGGTCGGCCAGCGCGTCGGCCCGTTCGGCTTCAAGGAACGCGGCGGGCGCGATCAGGCTGACGCCGAAGAACTGGGCCCGCCCCCCCGGCTGAACTGGAGTCGGCCGTCCTTCGCCGTGACGAAGCCCTTGGATCCGGCGTGGCCGTCGTGGAGGAACGAGAAGTCGAGGGCCGACCGGGGGGCGATCGTCGTCGAGGGGGGGAGTTTGAGCCAGTCGTCGACGTCGTCCTCGACGTGGAACGGGGTCCAGCTCGTCAGTTCGGGGTTGGGCGAGCTGACGACTTCGACGTCGTCGATGCGGATCGAGCCGAGGCCGTCGGTCTTCTCGAACTGGACGACCGCCCGATGCGCCCCTTGGGGCACGCGGACGACCGCTTGTTGGTCTCGCCAATCGAACGAGCCGGCCCACTGGAACGCCGGGACGCCCCCACCTCCCGCGAGCGGCTCGCCGGCGGGATCGAGGAAGTAGAACGAGGCGACGGCACCGCCGCCGCCGCGCAGGCCCTGGGCCTTGGCGGAA contains:
- a CDS encoding peptidylprolyl isomerase; protein product: MIAKDRGRRAKALVLGLTLLGGAATAQAQQTTGKTRAGAAKAAPAGGQAAETKVRLDQITDVPGLKETAVPVNPTDAIAIVNGQIISRQQLADECVARKGKEILETLINRQIIDQALKARKLDITAAEIDAEIDNVASRFGIGREAWLRTLDKERGISPLQYARDIIYPALALRKLSTGLVQVTPDDLKKAFEAQYGDKLRCRIIMVDKITKAQDIWEALRKNPGGFEKIAQEQSMDLGTRSLGGLLSEPITRHAHPENVADAAFQQLVDGDPNDKDPKHKPKNGEVTGPIQASESTWVLLRREDLIPAIANVSLKDENIRKKTYEIIYEVKLKEQMGVVFEQLIKQAAIENKLVGSIQMANEENDPDFRVDKDVKLMSNAADGVPASDGKAQAAAAAGTAPAKAKLPRPAALSSDAGAQFDKGHLTPAKAPAAPAANPAAVTPTPGSPN
- a CDS encoding GDP-mannose 4,6-dehydratase, with the translated sequence MRVVVTGGAGFIGSHLVDRLLRDGREVVVVDDFDPFYARALKEANLAAALANPRCRLVELDVRDAHGVEALLQAFRPDAIVHLAAKAGVRPSIAEPALYADVNVVGTVRWLEAASRIEPRPRFVYASSSSVYGDRSTAPFRETDPVDAPVSPYAASKKACELMAHAFHHLHGLPVTGLRFFTAYGPRNRPDLAVASFARRIDRGDPVPMFGDGRTRRDYTFVEDVVDGVVRAIDRCTDHHLYNLGNSHPIELRTMIEMLGEALGKTPRIERLPEQPGDVRQTFADVSRAAQELGYQPKTPFREGLDRFVSWFRGADH
- a CDS encoding HU family DNA-binding protein; the protein is MAKKAAAKAAPKAAETKPAAVEKPAAKPATKTEIFSALADKTQLSKKDVASVFDGLVELLGKELGKKGPGLFVIPGVLKIKVVHKPATKARPGFNPATKEQITIKAKPARKAIKILPLKALKDMI
- a CDS encoding DUF6655 family protein; translation: MNTSAPRFRSSSLVGLCIAMAAAATGCGTTKTSGTVRTGTEQLLLTNAWDTALTKIDFRPLTGVPVYLDTTNATAVDQGWVVSSLKEAMLKQGVLLRAKPEQAQWIVEARIGAYGTDASSFLLGIPQTTIPPSFTGVPTGTIPEISLVKKSDQKAVAKLALFAYDRTSGQLVWTSGTSQAKSNAKDVYVGGVGPIQSGSIYRSPEFIGMQLPLVGGASPALATDKPRDAADVAASPLAPSAAASDAQSFAP
- a CDS encoding DUF3500 domain-containing protein, which translates into the protein MMQRFLPVLALACLSFSPFNTSARADETGTAMAEAAQRFLGALDDTHRAQASFAFDCPERFNWHWIPRPRNGLPIKELTADQRALAFGLLNTGLSTKGVLKATTIMSYEEILRVQEHGTGPVRDPELYYVSVFGTPGDQGEWGWRIEGHHLSLNFTLKDGKVVSATPFMFGSNPAKVKDGGRKGLRNLVEIEEPANALITSLDDAQRKEAIVSEDVPDVTTTPNSARPELPAPVGISTDKLNASQRALLTKFVSAYQVNFPEPIRNDLADKLARAPQTYHFAWYGPADPAKPHAFRLQGPALYIDFNIKQDEANHIHTFYRNTAGDFGLPSAN
- a CDS encoding antibiotic biosynthesis monooxygenase, which gives rise to MSSPAVMIATARIRPGAEDAFAAWKGRYDAVVAAFPGFNSSDVLPPGEHDDTWTILLNFDSKEHVTAWQQSGERAAILAELTPLTIGGGLGEVMQTESLDAERPGTTVTQVIFSQIKPGMEDGYREWAARMQQAQARYPGYQGTYLQPPAPGGFHWITMLRFQTAEQLNAWMAAPERSAMLKEAEAFVEGEELLRLATSFPGWVRINPETGKGPPDWMTALLVLLGLYPVVALELLYLNPLLAGLVPALGVFIGNVLSVAATSFLTMPFLVRNFDWWLFTDLKRSDRATAIGLAILAALFAVEILFFVWLFKWHSG
- a CDS encoding cupin, with translation MAATTTTQEAKKIDAGAEIDELTRDGLYFEYSRAADPLSSGAIPRIPYAEFPASLHEQGPTRALPLDLSRELGCAGPASTPSLCANFVHIRPGESIGLRPNASSQLYYVIRGKGRSRFDGLSFPWGAGDFLTLPAGGEAVHEADEDAAFYWVHDEPMLRYLGARAESPTFRPTLYRAEVAKAELAKAAADPHAANRSRISVLLANRACDKTLTVTPTLWAMFGILPVAAVQLPHRHQSVALDLILDCKPGCYTLVGQELDDQGQIVEPDRMDWKPASAFVTPPGYWHAHYNESGQPAYLLPIQDAGLQTYLRTLDIQFTSPSR